The Arctopsyche grandis isolate Sample6627 chromosome 7, ASM5162203v2, whole genome shotgun sequence genome includes a window with the following:
- the tko gene encoding 30S ribosomal protein S12 technical knockout: MNFLRRGFSLLSSAVSIVSKPNNFVAPPILDKFSFGAATGGPMTILSRCVTSLYRMHRTGPLHKIRKNRNPLGNAPFAKGVVLKTLIKKPKKPNSANRKCVLVKLSNNKEMVAYIPGIGHNLQEHNIVLVRVGRVKDCPGVKLKCVRGKFDLPHVIRQPQS; the protein is encoded by the exons ATGAATTTCCTACGCCGAGGATTTTCGTTGCTCTCATCAGCGGTTTCCATTGTATCAAAACCGAACAATTTTG TTGCACCACCGATCCTCGACAAGTTTTCGTTTGGTGCTGCAACAGGAGGTCCCATGACTATTTTGTCACGTTGTGTGACCTCACTTTATAGAATGCACCGTACAGGCCCCCTTCATAAAATTCGAAAGAATCGTAATCCTCTAGGAAACGCACCCTTTGCTAAg GGTGTTGTATTGAAAACTCTTATCAAGAAGCCGAAGAAGCCTAATTCTGCTAATCGAAAATGCGTTTTGGTCAAACTGtctaataataaagaaatggtGGCGTACATCCCCGGAATCGGTCACAACCTACAAGAGCATAATATTGTTTTAGTCAGAGTTGGAAG AGTTAAAGATTGTCCCGGAGTGAAATTGAAGTGTGTGCGTGGAAAATTTGATCTTCCACACGTTATTAGGCAACCACAGTCATAA
- the gt gene encoding transcription factor giant: MHMHFGSLTPLSCSVVGYGGGSSSFIVCAHLASVVSLAHLPLSSATTDRHQNIINHQWTFQIQNKSNFCIQKAIEMANFHNNNPGCVLDYSGQAAGALDLSRHRRSSDPHCKDSSDSHSSLSPNSSPEQSIQLKTEPVTHYIINDLKHSGGIVEDRYTYKSKSSRSPSYYREASKSPSEQVSQSSPSYASCYPGTEHLSQYVMQAAYQQQMLLQQKPEVAKPKSVDSDAVSEAGSDGSHNSSRPVCSIMSPGRDGKVTRPFKAYPKDPLSFTAGFTAVDSLLDMQSAEKYNAFRRRMLDQICAANGGQATISNPRMRRTVNTNNNNNNCYASDDGTSKFDNPLKNNTYTERRKKNNEAAKKSRDRRRIKEDEIAIRAAFLERENIELKFELAAARKQLALCGNLPAQN, translated from the exons ATGCACATGCACTTTGGCAGTCTTACCCCTTTGAGTTGTTCGGTGGTGGGCTATGGTGGTGGTTCATCGTCATTTATAGTGTGTGCTCACCTTGCATCAGTGGTCAGTTTGGCTCATCTTCCGTTATCTAGCGCAACTACGGATAGACATCAAAACATCATTAACCATCAGTGgacatttcaaattcaaaacaaaagCAACTTTTGTATACAGAAGGCAATT gaaATGGCGAATTTTCACAACAACAATCCTGGATGCGTTTTGGATTATTCGGGTCAGGCTGCAGGAGCTTTGGATTTATCGAGACATCGACGTTCTTCAGATCCTCACTGCAAAGATTCATCAGACTCTCACAGCAGCTTATCACCGAACAGTTCTCCAGAGCAATCCATTCAACTCAAGACAGAACCGGTAACGCATTACATAATCAACGATTTGAAGCATTCGGGAGGAATAGTTGAAGATCGTTATACGTACAAAAGTAAAAGTTCAAGATCACCATCGTATTATAGAGAAGCGTCAAAAAGTCCTTCGGAACAAGTCAGTCAAAGTTCACCGAGTTACGCGTCGTGTTATCCGGGAACTGAACATTTGAGCCAGTATGTGATGCAGGCAGCTTATCAGCAACAGATGCTGCTGCAGCAGAAGCCTGAAGTTGCCAAGCCGAAATCTGTGGATTCTGACGCTGTTTCTGAAGCCGGTTCTGATGGATCACACAATTCCAGCCGGCCTGTGTGTTCTATCATGTCGCCAGGAAGAGACGGAAAGGTGACCAGACCTTTCAAAGCATATCCAAAAGATCCTCTGAGTTTTACAGCCGGTTTTACAGCAGTTGACAGTTTATTAGACATGCAGTCCGCTGAAAAATATAACGCGTTCAGGAGGAGGATGCTGGATCAAATATGCGCCGCTAATGGAGGCCAAGCCACAATTTCAAATCCTCGGATGAGAAGAACGGTCAACACcaataacaacaataataattgtTACGCTAGTGATGACGGTACTTCTAAATTCGACAATCCACTGAAAAACAACACTTACACCGAAAGAAGGAAAAAGAACAACGAAGCCGCCAAAAAATCGAGGGATAGGAGAAGGATAAAAGAAGACGAGATCGCCATCAGAGCAGCTTTCCTCGAGAGGGAAAATATCGAGTTGAAATTTGAACTAGCGGCTGCTAGAAAGCAGCTCGCACTCTGTGGGAATCTTCCAGCCCAAAATTAA